The Hyphomicrobiales bacterium genome has a window encoding:
- a CDS encoding conserved hypothetical protein (Evidence 4 : Unknown function but conserved in other organisms), giving the protein MTEPLRPRVKYVIGPDGSPLTIADLPPMNTRRWVIRRKAEVVAAVRGGLLSLEEACQRYTLTVDEFLSWQMSIDQHGLAGLRTTRIQHYRQ; this is encoded by the coding sequence ATGACCGAGCCATTGCGACCGCGGGTGAAGTATGTGATCGGACCGGACGGAAGTCCGCTGACGATCGCGGACTTGCCCCCGATGAATACAAGGCGCTGGGTCATCCGGCGGAAGGCGGAGGTGGTGGCCGCGGTGCGCGGCGGGCTGCTGAGCCTTGAGGAAGCCTGCCAGCGCTACACGCTGACGGTCGATGAGTTTCTGAGCTGGCAGATGTCGATCGACCAGCACGGCCTTGCCGGGTTGCGGACGACCCGGATCCAGCACTATCGTCAATAA
- a CDS encoding Flagellar M-ring protein, with protein MNGLIEQFAKFGAARLAAMLAVTLALVGFFGFVMLKMSQPAMSVLFTDLSSQDVSAIMRDLDTRGIKYELRGDGQTVLVPKADVPRLRLDLASKGIPAGGGVGYEIFDKGDAFSSTSFVQNINHLRALEGELSRSIRSIGRVQAARVHLVIPERRLFERDREPPRASIALKLAGDLDAAQVRAVRHLVASAVDGLRPERVSIVDERGRLLADGAQSDQGLIGLGIEERQTAIEKRIKSQVEDIVASVVGYGRARVQVSAALDTNRVESRSESFDPEGRVLRSSQNRTEASTTNEGGNGAVTVGNELPGAQQAQGAQQAQRENSSKNEEVANYEISRTTRTEVLEGGRIRKLSVAVLVDGNYSRAAGGEMSYQPRNAEELDRIGELVRTAVGFDQGRGDKVEVVNLRFAEAPPPPNELTEQSLMQQLTSFTREDLVRFAELGVISLLTLIVLMTVVRPLLKQVLASDNSAVRAMPSFVRNGTLVGPDAATGDPGRAVTTVGPGGEVLADVEAPAERMLAIAQIKGQLKAQSVEKIGAMVSQNPADSVAVLRSWIHEKAPA; from the coding sequence GTGAACGGCCTGATCGAGCAGTTTGCCAAATTCGGCGCGGCGCGGCTGGCGGCCATGCTGGCGGTGACGCTGGCGCTCGTCGGCTTCTTCGGCTTCGTGATGCTGAAGATGTCCCAGCCGGCGATGAGCGTGCTGTTCACCGACCTTTCGAGCCAGGACGTCAGCGCAATCATGCGGGATCTCGATACGCGCGGCATCAAATACGAGCTGCGCGGCGACGGGCAGACCGTGCTCGTGCCGAAGGCCGACGTGCCGCGCCTGCGTCTCGACCTCGCCAGCAAGGGCATTCCGGCCGGCGGAGGCGTCGGCTACGAGATCTTCGACAAGGGCGACGCCTTCTCCTCGACCAGCTTCGTCCAGAACATCAACCATCTGCGTGCGCTGGAAGGCGAGCTTTCCCGCTCGATCCGCTCGATCGGCCGGGTGCAGGCGGCGCGCGTGCATCTCGTCATCCCGGAGCGGCGGCTGTTCGAGCGCGACCGCGAGCCGCCCCGCGCCTCGATCGCGCTCAAGCTCGCCGGCGATCTCGATGCGGCCCAGGTTCGCGCCGTGCGCCATCTCGTCGCCTCGGCGGTCGACGGGCTGCGGCCCGAGCGCGTCTCGATCGTCGATGAGCGCGGGCGGTTGCTGGCGGACGGCGCCCAGAGCGACCAGGGCCTGATCGGGCTCGGCATCGAGGAGCGCCAGACCGCGATCGAGAAACGCATCAAGTCGCAGGTCGAGGATATCGTCGCGAGCGTCGTCGGCTACGGGCGGGCGCGCGTGCAGGTCTCGGCGGCGCTGGACACCAATCGCGTCGAGAGCCGTTCCGAGAGCTTCGATCCGGAAGGCCGGGTCCTGCGCTCCAGCCAGAACCGGACCGAGGCTTCTACGACGAACGAGGGCGGCAATGGTGCGGTCACGGTCGGCAACGAGCTGCCGGGCGCCCAGCAGGCCCAGGGCGCGCAGCAGGCCCAGCGCGAGAACTCCTCGAAGAACGAGGAGGTCGCCAATTACGAGATTTCCCGGACGACGCGCACCGAAGTGCTCGAAGGCGGGCGGATCAGGAAACTCTCGGTCGCGGTGCTCGTGGACGGCAATTACAGCCGCGCGGCGGGTGGCGAGATGTCGTACCAGCCGCGCAATGCGGAGGAGCTCGACCGGATCGGGGAGCTGGTGCGGACCGCGGTCGGGTTCGATCAGGGACGCGGCGACAAGGTCGAAGTGGTGAATCTGCGCTTTGCCGAGGCGCCGCCACCGCCGAACGAACTGACCGAGCAGTCGCTGATGCAGCAGCTCACCTCCTTCACCCGGGAGGACCTGGTTCGCTTCGCCGAGCTCGGCGTGATCTCGCTGCTGACGCTGATCGTCCTGATGACGGTGGTGCGGCCGCTGCTGAAGCAGGTTCTGGCGTCCGACAACAGCGCGGTGCGCGCGATGCCGTCCTTCGTGCGCAACGGCACGCTGGTGGGGCCGGACGCGGCGACGGGCGATCCGGGCCGGGCGGTGACGACGGTCGGGCCGGGCGGCGAGGTGCTGGCGGATGTCGAGGCGCCCGCCGAGCGCATGCTCGCGATCGCGCAGATCAAGGGCCAGCTCAAGGCGCAGTCGGTCGAGAAGATCGGGGCGATGGTGTCGCAGAATCCGGCCGATTCGGTCGCGGTGCTGCGGAGCTGGATCCACGAGAAAGCTCCGGCGTGA